The DNA window AGAGCGCATTCGCCGCTTCAACGAGGCCGACCCGGAGGACCCGGACATCGACGAGTACGTCGCGATGGCCCACGAGGAGTACGGCGACGACGTCGAGCCGTACCGCCAGTCGGTGGTCGGGGCCCTCGAGAGTATGGAAGACGCCGCTGAAGCTAGCGCCGACTGAGTCCCTCGCGGTCGATTTATTTCACAGCTCGAGCAGTTCGACCAGTGTCCCGTCCGGGTCCCGGACGAACAGGATTCGGGTCCCGCTCTCGGTCGTCTGCGGTTCGGCGATGGTCTCGACACCGTCGGGCAGCGCCTCGTAGACCGAGTCGAGGTCCTCGACTTCTAGCCCCAGGTGTGTGGCACCGGGCTGGTTGAGTTCGCCCTCGGGGTGGTCATCGCCCTCGGGCGTGTATTCGACGAGTTCGATACGGGCGTCGCCGGCGTCCAGATGGACGAAATCGGCGCTCGCCCCGTCGATACCGACGCCGGTGGCGAAGGCCTCGCCGCCGACGGAGAACTCGCTCAGAACGTCGAGCCCGAGCGTGTCCCGGTAGAAGGCGACGGCGCGGTCGAGATTGCTGACAGTGATGGCGTAGTGGTGTGCGGTGGGGTCCATACCGGACGCTCTTTTCCCGTTCGTAAACAGTTTGGCGTGTTTTCCGCCGCCGTGCCGTGCGAGCGTCTGA is part of the Haloarcula salinisoli genome and encodes:
- a CDS encoding VOC family protein, which translates into the protein MDPTAHHYAITVSNLDRAVAFYRDTLGLDVLSEFSVGGEAFATGVGIDGASADFVHLDAGDARIELVEYTPEGDDHPEGELNQPGATHLGLEVEDLDSVYEALPDGVETIAEPQTTESGTRILFVRDPDGTLVELLEL